Proteins from a single region of Oryza brachyantha chromosome 6, ObraRS2, whole genome shotgun sequence:
- the LOC102722305 gene encoding acetylajmalan esterase-like: MNSPSFGRHIDLFFSRNVQFPDQLCTIFCMASSAAFLAFPVLVALHLCCCHCQAAAAADAAGSSSDVVAAIYSLGDSITDTGNLIKEAPRGMFETIKHLPYGVSLGYPTGRCSDGLLMIDFLAQDLGLPFLNPYLGKNKSFDHGVNFAVAGATAMDTADQFNGRFFTPFAANSLNVQLRWFKDFMKSSFGTDEDIRTRLQSSLVLIGEIGGNDYNYALFGKNVSEVEKLIPGVVQTIVDATKEVLDMGANRVIIPGNFPIGCMPTYLTTKRSSEPSDYDSMGCLRELNLFAGKHNARLQSAIADELRPSYPAASIAYADYFNSFLALLASADSLGFDASSARKACCGAGGEYNYDWRRMCGAEGTAACAEPEKYVSWDGIHMTQAAYRAMSRLVYHGRYLQPQILNLAGAP, encoded by the exons ATGAACTCGCCATCATTCGGTCGACACATCGATCTCTTTTTCTCCAGAAACGTTCAGTTTCCTGATCAACTCTGCACCATTTTCTGCATGGCTTCCTCTGCAGCTTTCTTAGCTTTCCCTGTGCTGGTCGCTTTACACTTGTGTTGCTGTCATTgccaagctgctgctgctgctgatgctgctggTAGTAGCAGTGATGTAGTAGCTGCGATCTACAGCCTTGGCGACTCCATCACTGACACGGGGAATCTGATCAAGGAGGCGCCTCGCGGCATGTTTGAGACCATTAAGCATCTCCCGTATGGCGTCTCGTTAGGGTACCCGACTGGACGCTGCTCCGATGGCCTCCTCATGATCGACTTCCTGG ctcaGGACCTGGGTCTTCCGTTTCTGAACCCTTACCTAGGCAAGAACAAAAGCTTCGACCATGGAGTAAACTTCGCCGTCGCTGGAGCCACCGCCATGGACACTGCCGATCAGTTCAACGGGAGATTCTTCACGCCTTTCGCCGCTAACTCCCTTAATGTGCAGCTTAGGTGGTTCAAGGACTTCATGAAGTCCAGCTTCGGCACTGACGAAG ATATACGCACGAGGCTCCAATCTTCTCTGGTTTTGATTGGGGAGATTGGAGGGAACGACTACAACTACGCCTTGTTCGGGAAAAATGTCAGCGAAGTGGAGAAGCTAATCCCTGGTGTTGTTCAGACAATCGTCGATGCCACTAAG GAAGTGCTGGACATGGGCGCGAACAGAGTCATCATCCCGGGCAACTTCCCCATCGGCTGCATGCCGACGTACCTGACGACGAAGCGCTCATCCGAGCCGTCGGACTACGACTCCATGGGGTGCCTCAGGGAGCTCAACCTCTTCGCCGGCAAGCACAACGCGAGGCTCCAGAGCGCCATCGCCGACGAGCTCCGGCCGTCGTACCCCGCCGCGTCCATCGCCTACGCCGACTACTTCAACTCCTTCCTCGCactcctcgcctccgccgactcACTCG GTTTCGACGCGAGCAGCGCGCGGAAGGCGtgctgcggcgccggcggcgagtaCAACTACGACTGGAGGAGGATGTGCGGCGCCGAggggacggcggcgtgcgCGGAGCCGGAGAAGTACGTGAGCTGGGACGGGATACACATGACGCAGGCGGCGTACAGGGCCATGTCGAGGCTCGTCTACCACGGGAGGTACCTGCAGCCGCAGATACTGAACCTCGCGGGGGCGCCATAG